The nucleotide sequence CATTGAATAGAGGGTGAAGGTATTATATTTTAATTCACACAGCGTGGGGAatcaggtagatgaacttgtgtgTATGATGCTGGTGTGGACATTACTGAATCGTGGAAGAATGAAGATTGCAGCTGGGAGCTTAAAGTCCAAGAATAGGCACTATGTGTCGAAAGGTCAGGAAGGAAAGCAGAGGAGAGGCGTTACtctgttggcaaaaaaaaaaaacaagtgaatTGAAATCATTGCGGATAGAACTATGGACCTGCAAGTGCAAGAGGCCCTGGTTGAAGTAGTTGTGGAATTGACtggaaagcttaaggtaaaagacccCAAAGTGGAAGTAATCATAATATAAAAGATTTTAGTCGGAGAAGCAGATGCTGAAcgcagatgtatcaatattacagcagAGAAAGGGATTTAGAgtattgagagaggagttggcgagaactgattggaaaagaacactggaagagatgatggcagagcagcaaatgctgaaatttctggaagcaattgaaGGCACAGCATATCTAGATCACAAACaggaaaagtattctaaaggcgaATCGGCCAAGAAGAGAAGTTAGAGCCAACATTAACCCAATAATGGACTATATATTACAAAAAGAATTGGTAGATTTTACGGGATTaacaagcttttaaaaactaattgGAACAACTAAATAGCAGTTAAGAACCTCTAAATGGAATAggaaggtaagctaaccaataacattaaagaggatGTTAAATGTTTATTTAGAGCCATAAAGTGTCAAAGAGAAGCGAGAGAGATAATATTGGATCGCTCTAAAAAGGTACTGGAGAGATACCAATGGGGGATATGGAAACGGCGGAACACCtgtacaagtattttgcatcagcgtTCACCGTGAAAGACACCAGCATGAAGTGAGTTGATTCACTATTCCTCGGGAGAAAACTTCGTTGAACTTCAAAGTTTAGAACATAggtaagtcacatggaccagataggGTTAACTTCAGAATTTAACCACGTGGCCTCCTTATCTACTTTACTTCtcaaaaataaaaggaaatggTTGTTTCTTCACAGCTCTCTGAGCAGAGTATTATCTTCTGGTGCGATCAGCCCAACTTCCTCATATCGAGCCTTTTGGAACTTCTACCGAGGTGGACTAACTCATCTACTCGGCTCATTCGGAATTAAGACCGTCACTATTGCTAAATTAGCATCCAAATTCCCCAcaagacaccactccctgatgTACCTGGAGCACGCAGGAAATCCCACCGTCGAATTTAAGGTCTGAGTGCAAGTATTCTATACCACTAAGGACCGGTGACGGAGCAGGAGATTCCAGGGAAAGGTGAGATGAATTTCCATGGGTTTTATATTAATTTGGAAGAGTGGCATCTGATCACGGTTCTTCAGCGTGGCTGTGTTCCGGAATTAACATGGACTTCCTACTTTCGGGTGTTTTTTTCAGAGATAACTCAGTTATCCAgtgaaggcaggacagtgggattgTCAATATGCAGTTCAATGAGGAGAACTTCAGAGATTACAGAGGCTTGCTTGTTTTTTATGTGTTCGAAGGACGCTGACCGATGAGCTGACAAAATAAATTAAGATAACAGATGCAGGGATAGTGTGTACAGAATCGCTTTCCCACGGTAGGAGCAACGTTAACAGAAAGGCATGTATTTATCTTGAGGAAAGGAGAATTAAGTCGAATATAAGGGATAGTTTTTTAACAGTTTGTTCTAATTGCCAATTCGATTCCGAGATACACCACGTGGACAAACCTCTCCGGCTCTTCGAGAACGCcccgcccaattacacccgtgtGATCAATTGACACTCCAGAGTCGCAGGCCTTCTGGgtttgaaaggcttatcacatAAGGAACGTGTTACGGTGCTGCTCTTCTACTCAcccaaattcagaagaatgagaggtgactgtaTTGAAACCTGAGGACTGTTGAAAAGCCTCAATGCAGTCGATGTGGAGTAGGTGTTTCCTATGTTGCGGGAGGCTAGGAGGCTCAGAAGGGAGGGCTGACCTTTTAAATAGGAGATTCGGATTAATTACTGTAGCCagtgattggtgaatctgtgacattcatttatgtacattttaagatgtaggtgataggttcttgattggtccgTGCCTGCTCGGAAACAAGTGGAAGGGAAGAGACTGGGGCTGAAAAACAATATGGCGGAGCAaattcaatgagccaaatggactagttctactcctatatcttacggaatTATAATCttatgtgtgaggaaactggagcacccagaataaACCCACGCAATAGCGGGGACAAATTCTAAACTCCCTTCAGACAGCGGCGGGAGATGAACTCGGCTTGTTGGCACTGCATCAGAGTCATGTTAGTCACTGCGCTACCATGCTGTCCATTATGAACTGACACTTTGAACGTGGCTGCCAGTGGAGTTGACAAACGTCATATGGATTGTTGTAAACGGGGAAATGGGAGGCATGGCCTTCTAGGCCAAGGACCTGTTGCTGTAGTGATCTTGTAGCAATAGTAATAGTAGTAATATTTGATAGTGATGCGCTAGTGATGGTAGTAACGGTGGTAGTGGTAGAAATCCTTTGGTAGAATTGGCCAGTACCAGAAggcgtgcatttaaggtgagaggggataagaTGAAAGGAGACGtgcaggtaagtttttttttcatagagcggtgggtgcctggaatgtgctgaaagagtggtggtggaggcagatacattgagaATGGTAAGAGCCGCTTGGATGGGAacgtgaatgtgagggaaatgggcaTTGTGTTAGCAGACGCCATTAGTTACGTAGGCCATGTGCTTACTTACTTAATTGATTTGGTACAATATTGTGGAGTATTCTTGTGCTGGATTCTTCTGTGTTCGTGCAAACGTCCTGGGCACATTTCTGCAGTGAAGGTGACTTCGAACTTTCCAGGGTACTATAGTTGTCAACGTAGACCGGAGAGCGGCGGGCGGAcgtaaaggatgctgggaatggcgagggtgatgAGCCGCGGGAGGGATTTGGGACTGGTGCCAGAGAAGGAGGGCCAGGTTCGGTATTGGGAGCGGTTGCTAGCACGGATGTAAACATGCGCTGACCTGAGACAACAGGGAAGGTCATTTGATTTTCAAATAGTTTGTTGTCCTTACAGAATCGCCCTTTGGTGCTTTCCGCTTCCTCGCATTCACTTCCCCTTTCCTCCAagcatgattcccttctccctgcccccttaccAGTCTCGGTCCACAACCCATATGAGAGTCAGGTGTATCGTCACTCACAAACAGTATATCATGAAATAATTTTGTCTTTTGGCGACAGTGCAATACATCAATTTACTAAAGTACCGTGCAGTAATAGacccttccggcccaacgagtCGCAGTGCCCAGCAACTTACCTGGTTGACCCGAGCCTAACGACAGGAAAGTTCAATAAGGTCAATTCACCTAAGAGCCAGagcgtttttggaatgtgggaggaaagcgaagCACCCGCGGGAATCCGGCACGTTCACGGGAGCAAGAACTAGTACTGGTAGTAGCTTGATCGCTCCAGTCCAGTAGAATGTTCTTCTAAGGAATTGTCATCCTTGGGTCCTCGGCTGGCTGTAGAGGCCGATGCAAGATCCACAATACGTCAGTGGTCGGGTGCATTTCCTTAATGGAGATCGGCCGCGCGCGACTTTCTCTAATGTACGGCCATACATCACATGGTCGTTGACAGATCGGGGACATGCCGGTCAGGGTTAAGTGGCCTGGAATGCGAGACGACTGTGGTCTCTGCGCTGCAGCAGACTTCCGCCAGCCTCACTGCCGTTGCGCTGTGTCAGGTTTCTCTTCCGTGTTACATCCCATCTCTGCTCCCCATCCTCTCGTCCCCTCTTCGCTCTCACACCTCCTCCTGAATTCGCCACCTCTCCATTCTGCACCCCTCTCACTTCCACGATATCTCATCTACCAGATCCGACAATGTCGTTCTCCGAAGGAATGACCAGTTCGACGCTCGCTGGGAATCTCTCCTCTCACAATTCCATGGCCGATGGaaacagaatggagtggggagcaCCTTCCGTCGTGTCAATGGTCATCTTCACCCTCACCGTCCTACTGGGCGTCCCGGGCAATGGCGCAGTCATCTGGGTGACGGGCTTCAAGATGAAGAGTAAGGTCCACACGGTGTGTTTCCTGAACCTGGCTCTGGCTGACCTGATCTATTGCCTCACCCTTCCCTTCAGAATGGCAAACATCTCCCTGATCTGCTTTGGGGACAACGCCTACTTTTCCATGGAGTTTATTAGGACGTTGACGTTCCTCAACGCAACCGCCAGCATTTATCTGTTATGTCTGATCAGCATCTGCCGCTGCCTGGCTATTACTCGGCCTTCGTGGTTCCAGCAACAACTGAGCCTCACATGGGCTCGTGGGGCTTGCTTCGGAATCTGGATCCTAGCCTTCGCCATGTGCAAGCCCGTCCTCCTGCTTCAGGATTGGAAGAAGGAATTGACTGTCTTGCAGccattttggtttgttttcatctTCGGTCTTCCCCTTCTAATTATGATCACCAGCTACTCCCTGGTTGGTTGTAGGCTGCAAGAGAACAGGTTCGTAAAATCTAAGAAGTCTGTCTGCCTCATCATCACCGTTGTCATCACCTTTATGATCTGTTGGATCCCGAACACTGTCTGCAACCTCGTTGCAATCGTGAAACCGATTCCACCGGACCTGTCATTATTCACTGTTGCCCTGGCCTCCTTCAACAGCGCCCTCAACCCGCTTCTCTATGTCTTCGTTGGCCGCGAATTCCACCAGGTCTTCAGGCGCTCCATCCTCACTTCGCTTCATCTGGCCTTGGCCGAGCAGAGGCTGGAATCGGAGACCCAGCCCCAAACCCCCAACCTCGCCTCAAATACGAATGTCTGAGGGAGTTCCTCGCGGCTAGACGTCCGACTGATATCCCCTGACTACCGACACAGTGGACAGTCGAATGCAGTTATGGTCGGCAGTGGAGTCTTTACTACACTCTTATTTTAATCtcttagaatatagaacacagacctctCGCTCAACAATGTACCGTACCAATTCAGTCAGTCAATAAATGGTCAATTAACCAAATACCCTCCGCCTACACAATGGAGATATCCTGCCTTTATGCTGATTCTACCTGTCTAATCATCTCTTAAAGTTTTCTAACCTATCTACaattaccaccattccgggcagCCTGTGCCAGGCACACACCACTGTCTGTGCAATTAACCTGGGCTTTCTATATCCTTCGGAATGACGCCCTCCCACTTTAAATGGACgtcctctggtatcagacattacAATCCTGGGAAACACACGGATTACCCATGCCTTTCTTTATCTTCTAAACGTCATCCCACCACCCCAGTGAAAATAAACCAAGTGTATTCAACCTCTCGTAGTAGACGatgctctctaatacaggcagctttctggtatatctcctctacaccctctgcaAAGCCTCGACATCTTTAATGCAatgggcgaccagaactgcatacaccTCTTTCACCAAGTAGTCCCAATGTTCCTATGACCTCTCACCCTACaagtcattttcacccacagaactggatgGTTTTTATCTCACCCTTCTCGATAAACTCTAAACAGACCGTCGTGCGTGAGAATCCCattaaatcagcagtttctgatttcCTGGTGGTGGCTGATGGAGTAACAGCAATCTGTCGATGCTCTAAATCTAGTTATCATACTATTTCCAACCTGTCCTGAAACTTCTTTTTTATGTGTGATATTTTTTTCATTATGGCTACAACGAGTGACAGAGGTAGTAAAAAGGATGATCCGCAGCTTCGCTGGATTCTATTGTGGATTTGCTGCAAATCATAAACGAGGAGCCTCTGAGAAGTTTCAACAGTTCAGCTGTGAATTTAAAGTAATGGATGGTAAATTGAATTCTATTCAACCATCTGTTAATGAACACGATAAACGCATAAAAGTAAAGAAGCAATGTTTTCGTTTCTGCAAACGGAAGTGGATGAACTGCAAAAGATTTATGAAAAGTAATCGACGTCCAACGAAAGTTAAGACAGAAGATTGTCAACATGGAAAATAGAACTAGAAGGTACAGCCTACCGGTTCTGGGTCTCGAAGAATTAACAGAAGGTAATCGTCCTAAAAAATTCTTTGCAAACTTTCGACGAGTACTCCTTCCGGAAATGTTGGCGTCTTTGCCTATGATTGATCAAGTTCATAGGTATCCCGTGTTTAGAACTCATAACAGAGATATACCAAGATCAGTAATAATCTGTTTTCATGAGTTTACAACAAAGGAACTGTTAACATGTGATTCTCGACGATGAGGCATGATTGTCTACCTTGGTAAGAAGGTAAGATTAGAATTGTGGATAGAATTGTGGAAGGCTTTTAACAAGGATTCCCTTCGCTACCCAACTCGACTCAGAATCACACAAAAATGGATCTTTGGGATCGTTTCGTTCGACTGCTGAAACACAAaggtgttttttttcttctttaaatCCGAACGCTAGCTGTTTAGTTTGTCCTTACATGAAGTGTCAAGATTAAATGAGAAAATATTAATTCTCAAATGCCGTCGTAGGGGCATGATTCGTTATATGTTGGAATATTAAGATTCTCGAAGACGATTTGCTTGAGTTTATGCAGGAACGTGCTAAGTGTAAGCAGCTTTGTTGGAATTTTTTAACAAGGGTTTTAACCCGTCCCATGGCTGCCCAGTTTGACTGAGAATCTCACTAAAGATCGATCCTTCGAATGGTTTAGTTCGAGAATCGCAgcagaaagatttttttttaatttgaaagCTAACTGCTTAGCCTGTTTTCCCATGGAGATAAAAGTTTAAATGTTCAATGACTTTCTGTCTGAAGAATTCTAGGGTTTACTTTTGGTAAACATTTGTAactaatttccttttgtatttttaaTACTGTATTTTTGTTATACGATAATTGTTTGGATATTCTTTCGTCAAgtttgaaatatattttaaaaaacattGAAACTAATTGGAGCCATCACAAGGTTTTTTTGGGAGGGTTGTCAGTAGTAGTAGATGCTGGCCATCTGTTGGTCGGTCTTCTTTCTTGGGAGGTGGGCGGGGCATGATTATTTTTCTTATACGTTTTTTTCGATTTTTTGTTAGCTAATTTGTTGCTTGCTTGCCATTTCTCAAGGTTTATGGATTGGTTTAACTTACATTTTAAACTTTCCTTTAAATAATATAAAAATGAACCAAACTTCTAATTTACTTAGATTTAACGTGAGGGGTTAAATCACCCTGTTAAACGTAATAAGATTTTTGCATATATTGGGGCATTTAAAGAACCCATTATATTTTAGTAAGAAACTCACATCTGCAAATGCGATCATCTACGTTTTTTAGCCGTTGGAACGGCCTTTGTTTTCATTCGTCTTTTCAGGACAAATCTAGCGGAATTTGATTCTTATAGGCAATACATTTTCCTTTGTCGAACATGAAGTAGTGTCTGATACGATTGGACGTTTTGTTATAGTTTCAGTAAAACTAAGTAATAAAGTAATCGTATTGCCATTGTGCATACCCCAAAAGTAGATGATCCGGATACATTCAGCGTTTTTTTTTCGTCTTTACCAGATCTGAGTCTTTCTTCTttggtgatgggaggagattttaactACTGGATAAACCCAAGTTTAAACCGATCATCTTCTAAACCAGCGTCTCTTAATAAGTCAGCtttgttttttgtttattttttttattgaaatgtGGTATTGTTGATATTTGGCGTTTCTTACACCCTTTAGATTGGATGTACTCgtttttccccatgtccatcatacatattccaggattgattactctttattgatagtcaaatgatttcatcagttccttcctgtgaatataaagagaatgctgtttcagatcatgctcctgtaTTTCTGTCTTTAAATCTCCCTGGTCGTCCTCAAGCAAACACATTTTGGCGTATTAATACATctttgttatctgataaggattttttttaatttctaaagaggcatattattttgatttttgaagAGAATAAAAAGAATGATACTTCAATTCGTACTGTATGGGATACTTCCAAGgcctatattagaggacaaatgATTTCATATACTGCGATTGTTAATAATGAAGCTAATAAAGAAAGATTTGAATTAGCCAAACAATTGAAACAATTAGATCAGAAATCCGCTACAGTTCCAGATCCTGTTTTATTTAAATGACGTGcttaaattaaaactaaatatgatcttttGTTAACATttccaattgaaactcaactttTGTTATTTGCAACTCAACTCAATTGACCACTGTGCAGTGTGTTGGACCAACGGGATCAGGGAACCTCTGCAAGACTGATGGTGTTGTGGTGTCTGGTCCGCAAGTCAGATGAGATCCTTTCCATGGATGGGAGGAGGGTGAAATAAACATGAGAACTTCGCCGCATCTAATCTAACGTCACTGCGAGGGCGATGAATGAGTGGATATTCTGGATCGGATGAGGGACACTCGGAAATTAAGTGCGGACAAATTGCTTTATAAAAGGGATTTGAACTATATCTGTATTAAAGCCCTACATATTACTTTCATATTTTGTAGCCTGTCCACTCACCTGAAAGTTTGTTAacccacacagaatgctggaggggttcggcagttcagacagcatctatggaggtgaataaagagtcgacgtttcgggtcgaggccattttaaatagagctgcgaattggactggagaagaaggaggaaAATGTCAGAATAAGACGGTGGGGGAGGCTATACTGAGTAGAGACTGGTACGTGATATTTGTGGCCAAGTGAGCGTTTAGATGGGTGGGTgaggaagagggatgaagtaaatacTTTGTATTTGTTATTTGAAAAAAAGTAAcagatggagaagaaggaatctgataagagaggggaaTAGAACATGGAGAAATGGAAGGACGGGGAAGCGATTTGCTCGAGAGAGAATGTAGTACCAGAATGGATAATTGAAGAAAAGAGAAGGGGAGCAGAGAATTTCGGCAAGGGACCCGCCTGAACCGAGTAATGGCAGGAGTTCTTGGAGCCACTGGACCCTCGATGGAGGAAAGAGATCGCGCGATACTGGGAGATTCCGAGCAGCCATTAGggctttcccctttcacctctcGGATTCTTTTGTTTTCGTCTGCTAACTTATCTCTCTCAGCGTCGGCTTTTTTTGCGATTTCCTATTAATTCCTGAGGGAGGCAGGTAACTGCTACTGGCTTCAGTAATCGCTTAAATTCCTTGTCCGAC is from Hypanus sabinus isolate sHypSab1 unplaced genomic scaffold, sHypSab1.hap1 scaffold_205, whole genome shotgun sequence and encodes:
- the LOC132387628 gene encoding C3a anaphylatoxin chemotactic receptor-like, with the translated sequence MSFSEGMTSSTLAGNLSSHNSMADGNRMEWGAPSVVSMVIFTLTVLLGVPGNGAVIWVTGFKMKSKVHTVCFLNLALADLIYCLTLPFRMANISLICFGDNAYFSMEFIRTLTFLNATASIYLLCLISICRCLAITRPSWFQQQLSLTWARGACFGIWILAFAMCKPVLLLQDWKKELTVLQPFWFVFIFGLPLLIMITSYSLVGCRLQENRFVKSKKSVCLIITVVITFMICWIPNTVCNLVAIVKPIPPDLSLFTVALASFNSALNPLLYVFVGREFHQVFRRSILTSLHLALAEQRLESETQPQTPNLASNTNV